A genomic region of Candidatus Omnitrophota bacterium contains the following coding sequences:
- a CDS encoding S-methyl-5-thioribose-1-phosphate isomerase — protein sequence MEFSELFWPIRFKDNAIYILDETLLPHKVKYIKATTYKQACRAIKEMKTRAVGQVILVFYIFLLEINKSKGKKDLMPDLKKIAEAINATRPTLSFKFLTDMVLGWAEKNMPLEKCILGFLEGLKNKRILQAEKASKLLNDGDVILTHCNVSGLLPLIGEYCRAENKKVSFFVTETRPYLQGSRLTAWELQKAKFPVTIITDNMVAQVMFEGKISKVLVGADNLAQNGDIANKIGTFQIALLAKHFNIPFYVLCPPPSHAKTGNDIKIEIRPDKELLEFQGLCLAPKNAKAYYPAFDITPNELIAEHIYLEV from the coding sequence ATGGAATTCTCAGAACTTTTCTGGCCGATCCGTTTCAAAGACAATGCAATTTATATTCTTGATGAAACTTTGCTGCCTCATAAAGTTAAATATATCAAGGCAACAACTTACAAGCAGGCATGTAGGGCAATAAAAGAGATGAAAACGCGTGCTGTTGGGCAGGTAATCCTGGTTTTTTACATCTTTTTGCTTGAGATCAACAAGAGTAAGGGTAAGAAAGATTTAATGCCAGATTTAAAGAAAATTGCAGAGGCGATTAATGCTACCCGTCCGACACTGTCATTTAAATTCTTAACTGACATGGTGTTAGGTTGGGCTGAAAAAAACATGCCGTTAGAGAAATGCATCTTAGGTTTTTTAGAAGGCCTGAAAAATAAACGCATACTTCAGGCGGAGAAAGCAAGCAAACTGCTAAATGACGGTGATGTAATCCTTACGCATTGCAATGTCAGCGGGCTGCTTCCTCTAATCGGAGAATATTGCAGGGCGGAAAATAAAAAAGTAAGTTTTTTTGTTACTGAAACCAGGCCGTATCTTCAGGGTTCGCGTTTAACAGCATGGGAGCTGCAGAAAGCAAAATTTCCTGTAACAATCATTACAGATAATATGGTTGCGCAGGTAATGTTTGAGGGAAAAATCAGTAAAGTATTAGTCGGCGCGGATAATTTAGCCCAAAACGGTGACATCGCTAATAAAATCGGGACCTTTCAAATTGCTTTACTTGCCAAACACTTTAATATTCCTTTTTATGTGTTGTGCCCGCCGCCATCCCACGCAAAAACAGGAAATGACATTAAGATTGAAATAAGGCCTGATAAAGAATTATTGGAATTTCAGGGGCTTTGCCTTGCTCCAAAAAACGCAAAGGCATATTATCCGGCTTTTGATATAACGCCAAATGAATTAATCGCAGAGCACATTTATTTAGAGGTATAA
- a CDS encoding class II aldolase/adducin family protein: MSDNEKVLKEQIIKVGKRLYEVGLTVAKSGNLSCRIDNESILITATGTSLGQLKDADIVKVDLNSGTVEGGIKPSSELPLHSLVYKNSSAKVVIHAHPPIINGYFAVCSSLKALTFETKFYLGDVPVIPQETPTVTNPQPVIEALKTNNLVVLKNHGSIAIGEKFEDALSLTEALEEAIRVAAVARLFKKDVLDDLDNALKDNLTKHETAYPMFSREHIQAIVDLVNKDEFIATKGKELDLTVKLAIKLDGTDAVYKFNFEKGRIIRLDSDADAPFIISAPKDIWEQVFLGKLDSFVAVTQGKMKLSGQLGQLSKWYVPFSRLFKLFTMVRFK; the protein is encoded by the coding sequence ATGTCTGATAATGAAAAGGTTTTAAAGGAGCAGATAATCAAGGTTGGAAAGAGGCTTTATGAAGTCGGTTTGACTGTAGCAAAATCGGGAAACTTAAGCTGCCGCATTGATAACGAATCAATTTTAATTACTGCAACTGGGACTTCTTTAGGCCAGTTGAAAGATGCTGATATAGTTAAGGTTGATCTAAATTCCGGAACAGTTGAGGGGGGTATTAAGCCTAGTTCAGAACTTCCTTTACACAGCTTAGTTTATAAAAATTCTTCTGCAAAAGTTGTAATCCATGCGCATCCACCTATAATTAATGGTTATTTTGCGGTCTGTTCATCGCTTAAAGCCTTAACTTTTGAAACCAAATTTTATTTAGGAGATGTCCCGGTAATTCCACAGGAGACTCCCACTGTAACAAATCCTCAGCCGGTAATTGAAGCCTTAAAGACAAATAATCTCGTCGTGCTTAAGAATCACGGCTCAATTGCTATTGGGGAAAAATTTGAAGATGCGCTTAGCTTGACTGAGGCTTTAGAAGAAGCAATCAGGGTTGCCGCTGTAGCAAGGTTATTTAAAAAAGATGTGCTTGATGATTTGGATAATGCTTTAAAGGATAATTTAACTAAACATGAAACTGCGTATCCAATGTTTTCCAGAGAACATATCCAGGCAATTGTAGATTTGGTTAATAAGGATGAATTCATTGCAACAAAAGGCAAGGAGCTTGATTTAACTGTAAAGCTTGCTATAAAGCTTGATGGAACAGATGCTGTTTATAAATTTAATTTTGAAAAAGGCAGGATTATCAGATTAGATAGCGATGCCGATGCCCCTTTTATTATCAGCGCTCCAAAAGATATTTGGGAGCAGGTTTTTTTAGGCAAACTCGATTCATTCGTCGCAGTAACTCAGGGCAAAATGAAATTATCCGGGCAATTGGGGCAACTTTCCAAATGGTATGTTCCTTTTAGCAGGTTGTTTAAATTATTTACTATGGTTAGGTTTAAATAA
- a CDS encoding aldehyde dehydrogenase family protein has protein sequence MQEKYLLYINGEFKDSQAKQKIINPASQEIIAEVPVASEQDVELALAGAREAFDKGTWPKISLEERKNYILKISQGILDNAAEFAQLETLNNGKPIKESTFMDIPSAAETFNYFANNFGKFLSEEKISINTQISKSDSRLTREPVGVVVLIVPWNYPLLIASWKLAQALAAGNTVILKPSSLTPLTALYLAKIIHAASFPKGVVNIINGSGEKLGKLLCSDKRVDMISFTGSNEVGRQIAEYSSVNVKKAIMELGGKSASIVLSDADIELAVNGSLCSIFLNQGQMCTAMSRIFVQDSIYDKFINDFVEKAKRIKLEVGSDFETQMGPLISESQRNKVIGFVEKAKQEGAKVLCGGKIPQDEALKAGFFFEPTVITEVSPQMQIFKEEVFGPVACISKFSSISEAVELANASNFALAGCIWAKDEIKASELAGKINAGTIWVNTYGMFFNEVPYGGFKQSGFGKELGKEGFLEYTRIKNVIQDKAQGEKPLINYWYGF, from the coding sequence ATGCAAGAAAAATACCTTCTTTATATTAACGGTGAGTTTAAAGATTCGCAGGCAAAGCAAAAAATAATTAATCCTGCTTCACAAGAAATCATTGCTGAAGTTCCGGTTGCTTCTGAACAGGATGTTGAATTGGCTTTAGCAGGCGCAAGAGAGGCTTTTGATAAAGGGACTTGGCCGAAGATTTCTTTGGAAGAACGCAAAAACTATATTTTAAAGATTTCACAAGGCATTCTTGATAATGCTGCAGAATTTGCTCAACTTGAAACTCTAAATAATGGAAAGCCAATAAAAGAATCTACTTTTATGGATATCCCGTCAGCAGCAGAAACTTTTAATTATTTTGCTAATAATTTTGGAAAATTCCTCAGTGAGGAAAAAATTTCAATTAATACTCAGATTTCAAAATCCGACAGCCGGCTTACCCGGGAACCTGTTGGTGTAGTAGTCCTTATTGTACCGTGGAATTATCCTTTATTAATTGCTTCATGGAAATTAGCCCAGGCACTTGCCGCGGGAAACACCGTTATCCTAAAGCCTTCAAGCCTGACTCCATTAACAGCGCTATATTTAGCTAAAATTATTCATGCAGCTAGCTTTCCCAAAGGAGTTGTAAACATTATAAATGGGAGCGGAGAGAAATTAGGAAAACTACTTTGTTCTGATAAGCGTGTTGATATGATTTCTTTTACCGGAAGTAATGAGGTTGGCAGGCAGATTGCAGAATATTCTTCGGTAAATGTAAAAAAAGCAATAATGGAATTAGGCGGAAAGTCAGCAAGCATAGTTTTGTCCGACGCCGATATTGAATTAGCGGTTAATGGGTCGTTGTGTTCTATATTTTTAAATCAAGGCCAGATGTGTACTGCGATGTCGCGAATTTTTGTTCAGGATAGCATATACGATAAATTCATAAATGATTTTGTTGAAAAAGCGAAACGAATAAAGCTTGAGGTTGGCAGTGATTTTGAAACTCAAATGGGGCCTTTAATTTCTGAGTCACAGAGAAATAAAGTAATTGGTTTTGTGGAGAAAGCAAAGCAAGAAGGCGCAAAGGTGCTTTGTGGCGGCAAAATCCCGCAGGATGAAGCTTTGAAAGCAGGATTTTTCTTTGAACCTACTGTAATTACTGAAGTTTCGCCTCAGATGCAAATCTTTAAGGAAGAAGTTTTTGGGCCGGTTGCCTGCATAAGCAAATTCTCAAGCATTTCCGAGGCGGTAGAGCTTGCTAACGCTTCTAATTTTGCACTTGCAGGTTGTATCTGGGCAAAAGATGAAATAAAAGCAAGCGAATTAGCCGGTAAAATAAATGCAGGAACAATCTGGGTTAATACTTACGGGATGTTTTTTAATGAAGTTCCTTATGGCGGGTTTAAGCAGAGTGGCTTTGGGAAAGAATTAGGAAAAGAAGGCTTTTTAGAATACACCCGGATTAAAAATGTAATTCAAGATAAAGCTCAAGGTGAGAAACCTTTAATTAATTATTGGTACGGTTTTTAG